One stretch of Cohnella algarum DNA includes these proteins:
- a CDS encoding DUF1328 domain-containing protein, translated as MLYWAFVFLIIAIVAAIFGFGGIVAAATGIAKVLFVVFLVLFVLSLIFGRRRNV; from the coding sequence ATGCTGTATTGGGCTTTCGTCTTTTTGATCATCGCCATTGTCGCCGCCATCTTCGGATTCGGAGGCATCGTCGCCGCAGCGACCGGAATCGCGAAAGTGCTGTTTGTCGTCTTTCTCGTACTGTTCGTTCTATCGCTTATTTTCGGCAGACGCCGCAACGTCTGA
- the rsbW gene encoding anti-sigma B factor RsbW gives MKRNGENEAMMNDALVTLTVPAKPEFVDLVRLTLYGIAAKLDFSYEDIEDMKVAVSEACNNVVLHAYSDGRQGTIQLDFHTAEEHLQIVVRDNGASFEPAGDMRTSNLHGKSIEEIQSGGLGLYLMQALMDEVEVRQDFGTVVTLTKKRNAARAETV, from the coding sequence ATGAAAAGGAATGGTGAGAACGAAGCGATGATGAACGATGCGCTTGTGACGCTGACGGTACCGGCCAAGCCCGAGTTCGTGGATTTGGTTCGTTTGACGCTGTACGGTATCGCCGCCAAGCTCGATTTTTCCTACGAAGATATCGAGGATATGAAGGTGGCGGTGTCCGAAGCCTGCAACAACGTCGTGCTGCACGCCTATTCCGATGGGCGCCAGGGTACGATCCAGCTCGATTTTCATACAGCAGAGGAGCATTTGCAAATCGTCGTTCGCGATAACGGCGCCAGCTTCGAGCCTGCCGGGGACATGCGCACTTCCAACCTCCACGGGAAGTCCATCGAGGAAATCCAGTCGGGCGGATTGGGACTTTATCTCATGCAAGCTTTAATGGATGAGGTGGAAGTGCGGCAGGATTTCGGAACGGTCGTCACCTTGACCAAAAAACGAAACGCGGCAAGGGCCGAAACCGTATGA
- a CDS encoding GNAT family N-acetyltransferase, whose amino-acid sequence MAQHELRIRDAVEADKEPIRGVLLGAYGQYEAPLADKWPAYRESILASVEGDGPRARIVAEWNGRIAGSGLLFDSSEAAYGLPELGINGPIVRLLGVSPDFRGKGVATAILGECARRSREWGSDSLHLHTSDIMADAVKLYERLGFERARDKEFNNGETLVKCYRLRLKETAFH is encoded by the coding sequence ATGGCGCAACACGAACTTCGCATTCGCGATGCGGTCGAAGCCGACAAGGAACCGATTCGCGGCGTTTTGCTGGGAGCCTACGGGCAGTACGAAGCCCCGCTTGCCGACAAATGGCCGGCTTACCGGGAATCGATTTTGGCGTCCGTCGAGGGAGACGGCCCGAGGGCGCGGATCGTCGCGGAATGGAACGGGCGCATCGCGGGCAGCGGGCTGCTGTTCGATTCGTCGGAGGCGGCGTACGGGTTGCCCGAACTCGGAATAAACGGGCCGATCGTCCGGTTGCTCGGCGTTTCTCCGGATTTTCGGGGCAAAGGGGTCGCCACCGCGATCCTCGGCGAATGCGCGCGCCGGTCGCGCGAGTGGGGCAGCGACAGCTTGCATTTGCACACTTCGGATATCATGGCGGACGCCGTGAAGCTGTATGAGCGGCTCGGCTTCGAGCGCGCGCGCGACAAGGAGTTCAACAACGGGGAAACGCTCGTCAAATGCTACCGGCTGCGCCTCAAAGAAACCGCCTTCCATTGA
- a CDS encoding CheR family methyltransferase has protein sequence MNEAWIAPEYDEQLEKLEIELLLEGLFRAYGYDFRHYAFPSLRRRIWHRIGLERLNTVSALQERVLHDREAFDRLLSDLVIPVTELFRDPGLFAYIREKLAPALGRLPFARIWHAGCASGEEAYSMAILLEEEGILSKSRIYATDINHAALKTARDRLVPCDRYEQYRKNYERSGGKADFALYVDGDPEDGFTLKRRLNERIVFAEHNLVTDRSFNEFHAIFCRNVMIYFNPELRNRVHRLLYESLADGGFLILGGKESISFTKYEDKYETWNDEFRVYRKIG, from the coding sequence ATGAACGAAGCATGGATAGCGCCCGAATATGACGAACAATTGGAAAAGCTGGAAATCGAACTGCTGCTGGAGGGCCTGTTTCGCGCGTACGGCTACGATTTTCGCCATTATGCGTTTCCGTCGCTGCGCAGGCGCATTTGGCACCGGATCGGCCTGGAACGACTGAATACGGTCTCCGCGCTACAGGAAAGAGTGCTGCACGATCGGGAGGCGTTCGACCGGTTGCTTTCCGATCTGGTCATTCCGGTGACGGAACTGTTTCGGGATCCGGGGCTTTTCGCGTATATTCGGGAAAAACTGGCTCCGGCGCTTGGCCGCCTCCCCTTTGCGCGAATTTGGCACGCCGGCTGCGCTTCCGGCGAGGAGGCGTATTCGATGGCGATTTTGCTGGAGGAAGAAGGCATTTTGAGCAAATCGCGCATTTACGCTACCGACATCAACCATGCGGCGTTAAAAACGGCCCGCGACCGGCTCGTCCCGTGCGACCGTTACGAGCAGTACAGGAAAAATTACGAAAGGTCCGGGGGAAAAGCCGATTTTGCGTTGTATGTCGACGGCGATCCGGAGGACGGGTTCACGCTGAAGCGCCGTTTGAACGAAAGGATCGTATTCGCCGAGCACAATCTCGTGACCGACCGCTCGTTTAACGAATTCCATGCGATTTTTTGCCGAAACGTCATGATTTATTTTAATCCGGAGCTTCGCAACCGCGTCCACCGATTGCTGTACGAAAGTTTGGCGGACGGAGGCTTCCTCATTCTCGGCGGAAAGGAATCGATTTCGTTTACGAAATACGAGGACAAATACGAGACGTGGAACGACGAATTCCGCGTGTATCGGAAAATCGGGTAA
- a CDS encoding glycosyltransferase family 4 protein, whose product MNKKSLQIGYISTYVPKKCGLATYTHHLREAVASAKGAASFDPVVAMCEPEEASLYGEPYHFPLVKNDKEAYRRMADAINRSPVHVVSLQHEFGIFGGDAGRYAIELLERLKKPVVTTFHTVFEKPAEPYASVQAAIAERSDYIHVMNRRAIGYLHDHFGIPLQKISFIPHGTPVPNGKERSATRKAYGWDNRKVLFQFGLLSRGKGVESLLKAVAPAVRAVPDLLYVIAGQTHPEVRKREGEAYREELKAMIRELGLTHHVRMVDRYLPEDELAALISACDLYATPYPGMQQITSGTLAYAAGLGRPILSTPYDYAVDLVQGYEGLLLPYGDTDAWSTRIIELFTYPELLAECEKWMTDIGRSMQWPQAGAQYLELLEKAAAKKSWSMADVG is encoded by the coding sequence TTGAACAAGAAGTCGTTGCAAATCGGATATATCAGCACGTACGTGCCGAAAAAATGCGGCCTAGCCACCTATACGCATCATTTGAGGGAAGCGGTCGCCTCCGCGAAGGGGGCGGCTTCCTTCGATCCGGTCGTCGCGATGTGCGAGCCGGAGGAAGCTTCCCTTTACGGGGAACCCTATCATTTCCCGCTCGTCAAGAACGACAAGGAAGCGTATCGCCGCATGGCCGATGCGATCAACCGCAGCCCGGTCCATGTCGTTTCGCTGCAGCACGAATTCGGCATTTTCGGCGGAGACGCCGGCCGCTATGCGATCGAGCTGCTGGAACGGTTGAAAAAGCCGGTCGTCACGACCTTCCATACGGTATTCGAAAAGCCCGCCGAGCCCTATGCGTCGGTTCAAGCGGCCATTGCCGAGCGGAGCGATTACATCCATGTCATGAACCGCCGGGCGATCGGATACCTTCACGACCATTTCGGCATTCCGCTGCAGAAAATTTCGTTCATCCCTCACGGAACCCCGGTTCCGAACGGCAAAGAACGCAGCGCGACCCGCAAAGCTTACGGCTGGGACAACCGCAAGGTGCTGTTTCAGTTCGGTTTGCTCAGCCGCGGCAAAGGGGTGGAGTCGCTTCTTAAAGCCGTCGCGCCGGCGGTCCGGGCGGTGCCGGACCTGCTGTATGTGATCGCGGGGCAAACCCATCCGGAAGTCCGCAAACGCGAAGGCGAGGCGTACCGGGAGGAACTGAAAGCGATGATTCGGGAGCTCGGCCTGACGCATCATGTCCGCATGGTCGACCGGTACTTGCCGGAGGACGAGCTGGCGGCGCTCATTTCCGCCTGCGATCTCTATGCGACCCCGTATCCGGGCATGCAGCAAATTACGAGCGGAACGCTCGCGTACGCCGCCGGGCTCGGACGCCCGATTTTAAGCACGCCGTACGATTATGCCGTCGACCTTGTCCAGGGTTACGAGGGTCTTCTTCTTCCTTACGGGGATACGGATGCCTGGAGCACCAGAATCATCGAGCTGTTCACCTATCCGGAGCTGCTCGCGGAATGCGAGAAATGGATGACGGACATCGGCCGCAGCATGCAGTGGCCTCAGGCGGGGGCGCAATATTTGGAACTGCTCGAAAAAGCGGCGGCAAAAAAATCGTGGAGCATGGCCGATGTCGGCTGA
- a CDS encoding response regulator encodes MKIKTRLIVGFGILLVLLVGITSFGYDRLSRMNDRLVRFYDDQFIKVRDAIDLRSGIDSAGNSVNNVLLNMLDSDVYAVEELNRQTETYSAELEAFRGKSFSPEERQLVDAVSHESGRYVDFLKRFALLVDQGQYEEALSLQKSQGRLLQENVVKSLDSLVTFEQMTMEEEQARTEELYNDSIRLVGGLTVAGILAGFGVMLWIFPQITRGLNLLGLMARKFGQGRLRGFSRIEIKRNDELGELAQLFKRIAMDLQIQKDRERLYAEAKEQQAWLDGQLARTTELLKDFSDARSVAQSFIHEFAPVLGASYGAVYLREEAGGGLYSLAGAYALNDPDAEPVAKDFAFRTGEGLLGQAVMSGKPIAVEPVPSGYVRIRSGLGEAEPVQLLLHPILFNRQPIGVIELAYLRPAAMSERDLLEKLCEKFAYIVANIRSRQRVEELLRESQALAEELQAQSEELISQQEELRQTNEKLEGHTTRLKRSEERLQRQQEELEHTNQELTVKTLALEEQNRQTESKSREVAKANAELERQALQLALASQYKSEFLANMSHELRTPLNSMIILAQFLEENNEGNLTDKQLNFIQTIHSSSNDLLKMIDEILDLAKVDAGKMDVQPEPTLLEDITTNLRHTYESIAAKKGLEFAVLTDDDVPSVLYTDGHRLKQILRNLLSNALKFTPSGFIRLHIRRCEPAEAEEAVRSEGPFVAFAVEDSGVGIPEDKRELVFEAFRQADGTTSRKFGGTGLGLTISKELAVLLGGSIRLESEPGRGSVFTLILPERCPERQETAISDSLLDSNIAFVAAAAEPGAGKPETPSEPEAGRERSGSESEPETLPAGRDSGPQPDEPQEERADAARKHAGDSAFVGKTVLLVDDDERNLYSLTSLLEHHRLNVLSAENGRAALELLETGPSVDIVLMDVMMPEMDGYEAMASIRRHPKWSGLPVIALTAKAMKDDRNKCLEAGASDYLAKPVQIQQLLSLLKVWLSR; translated from the coding sequence GTGAAAATCAAAACGAGGCTCATCGTCGGGTTCGGCATTTTGCTCGTCCTGCTCGTCGGAATCACATCGTTCGGTTACGACCGGCTGAGCCGGATGAACGACCGGCTGGTCCGATTTTACGACGATCAATTCATCAAAGTCCGCGATGCGATCGACTTGCGCAGCGGCATCGACTCCGCCGGCAATTCGGTCAACAACGTTCTGCTCAACATGCTGGACAGCGACGTGTACGCGGTCGAGGAGCTTAACCGGCAGACGGAAACCTACTCCGCGGAGCTGGAAGCGTTTCGCGGCAAGTCGTTCAGCCCGGAGGAGCGGCAGCTCGTGGACGCGGTAAGCCATGAAAGCGGCCGGTACGTCGATTTTTTGAAGCGGTTCGCTTTGCTTGTCGATCAGGGCCAATACGAGGAAGCGTTATCCTTGCAAAAAAGCCAGGGCAGGCTCCTTCAGGAAAACGTCGTGAAATCGCTCGATTCGCTCGTCACGTTCGAGCAGATGACGATGGAGGAAGAACAGGCGCGGACGGAAGAGCTGTACAACGACTCCATCCGGCTGGTGGGCGGCTTGACGGTCGCCGGCATCCTCGCGGGCTTTGGCGTCATGCTGTGGATTTTCCCGCAGATTACGAGGGGCTTGAATTTGCTTGGCCTGATGGCCCGCAAGTTCGGGCAAGGCCGGCTTCGGGGGTTCTCGCGAATCGAAATCAAAAGAAACGACGAGCTGGGAGAGCTTGCGCAGCTGTTCAAGCGCATCGCCATGGACCTGCAAATTCAGAAAGACCGGGAGCGGCTGTACGCGGAAGCCAAAGAGCAGCAGGCTTGGCTCGACGGCCAATTGGCCCGCACGACGGAGCTGCTCAAGGACTTTTCGGATGCCAGGTCGGTCGCCCAATCGTTTATCCATGAGTTCGCGCCCGTTCTGGGGGCGTCTTACGGCGCCGTTTATTTGCGGGAGGAAGCTGGCGGCGGCCTTTATTCGCTGGCGGGAGCTTACGCGCTGAACGATCCGGACGCCGAGCCGGTCGCGAAGGACTTCGCGTTCCGCACGGGAGAAGGCTTGCTCGGACAAGCCGTCATGTCGGGCAAGCCGATCGCGGTCGAGCCGGTGCCGAGCGGGTACGTGCGCATTCGCTCGGGATTGGGAGAAGCCGAGCCCGTTCAACTGCTCCTGCATCCGATCCTGTTCAACCGGCAGCCGATCGGCGTCATCGAATTGGCTTACTTGCGCCCAGCGGCCATGAGCGAGCGGGATTTACTGGAGAAGCTTTGCGAAAAATTCGCCTACATCGTGGCCAATATTCGTTCGCGCCAGCGAGTGGAGGAGCTGCTCCGGGAGTCCCAGGCGCTGGCCGAGGAGCTTCAGGCCCAGTCGGAGGAGCTGATTTCCCAGCAGGAGGAGCTTCGGCAAACGAACGAAAAGCTGGAGGGGCACACGACACGGCTGAAGCGCTCGGAGGAGCGGCTGCAGCGGCAGCAGGAGGAACTGGAGCATACGAATCAGGAGCTGACCGTCAAAACGCTGGCTCTCGAGGAGCAAAACCGGCAGACCGAAAGCAAAAGCCGCGAGGTCGCGAAGGCGAACGCGGAACTGGAGCGCCAGGCGCTCCAGCTTGCGCTGGCGTCGCAATACAAATCCGAGTTTTTGGCGAACATGTCGCACGAGCTGCGGACGCCGCTAAACAGCATGATCATTTTGGCGCAGTTTTTGGAGGAGAACAACGAGGGCAATCTGACCGACAAACAGCTCAACTTCATCCAGACGATCCACTCGTCCAGCAACGATTTGCTGAAAATGATCGACGAAATTCTCGATTTGGCCAAAGTCGACGCCGGCAAGATGGACGTTCAGCCCGAGCCGACGCTGCTGGAGGATATTACGACGAATCTCAGGCATACGTACGAATCGATCGCGGCGAAAAAAGGGCTCGAATTTGCCGTCCTCACCGACGACGACGTCCCTTCCGTGCTGTATACGGACGGCCATCGGCTGAAGCAAATTTTGCGCAATTTGCTCTCCAACGCGCTCAAGTTCACCCCGTCCGGCTTCATCCGGCTTCATATCCGCAGGTGCGAACCGGCGGAGGCGGAGGAAGCGGTCCGGTCCGAAGGACCGTTCGTCGCGTTCGCGGTCGAGGATTCCGGCGTCGGCATTCCGGAAGACAAACGCGAGCTTGTTTTCGAAGCGTTTCGCCAGGCGGACGGGACGACGAGCCGGAAATTCGGCGGCACCGGCCTGGGGTTGACGATCAGCAAGGAGCTGGCCGTTTTGCTCGGCGGATCGATTCGGCTCGAGAGCGAGCCGGGCCGCGGCAGCGTCTTTACGCTGATTTTGCCGGAGCGCTGTCCCGAACGGCAGGAGACGGCTATTTCGGACAGCTTGCTCGATTCGAACATTGCCTTTGTCGCCGCGGCGGCGGAACCGGGCGCCGGGAAGCCGGAGACGCCGTCCGAGCCCGAAGCGGGGCGGGAGCGTTCCGGATCGGAGAGCGAACCCGAAACGCTGCCGGCTGGCCGCGATTCCGGGCCGCAGCCCGACGAACCGCAGGAGGAACGGGCGGACGCCGCGCGCAAACATGCCGGGGATTCCGCATTTGTCGGAAAAACGGTGCTGCTTGTCGACGACGACGAGCGCAATCTGTATTCGCTGACCAGCCTGCTCGAGCATCACCGGCTCAACGTGTTGTCCGCGGAAAACGGCCGCGCCGCGCTGGAGCTGCTGGAAACCGGGCCGTCCGTCGATATCGTGCTGATGGACGTGATGATGCCGGAGATGGACGGGTACGAAGCGATGGCGAGCATTCGCCGGCATCCGAAATGGAGCGGGCTGCCCGTCATCGCGCTGACGGCGAAGGCGATGAAGGATGACCGGAACAAGTGTCTGGAAGCCGGAGCTTCCGATTACCTGGCGAAGCCGGTCCAAATTCAACAATTATTGTCCCTGCTGAAAGTGTGGTTGTCCCGATGA
- a CDS encoding STAS domain-containing protein → MPTDKLSFRTESRAAETVVFLAGELDLEVASRMRAAMEPLLPLADRRLTLNLRELKYIDSTGIGILIGIVKARHARGAAFGVEEVPAHILKLFDITGMTSFLTAAATAEGTERN, encoded by the coding sequence ATGCCAACCGATAAATTGAGTTTCCGGACGGAAAGCCGCGCGGCGGAAACCGTCGTTTTCCTAGCGGGCGAATTGGATCTGGAAGTCGCTTCGCGGATGCGGGCGGCGATGGAGCCGCTTCTCCCGCTTGCGGATCGCAGATTGACGTTGAATTTGCGGGAGCTGAAGTATATCGACAGCACCGGCATCGGAATCCTGATCGGCATCGTCAAGGCGCGCCATGCGCGCGGAGCGGCGTTCGGGGTGGAGGAAGTCCCCGCGCACATTCTCAAGCTTTTCGATATTACCGGGATGACCTCTTTCTTGACCGCCGCGGCAACGGCCGAAGGCACCGAACGAAATTAA
- a CDS encoding general stress protein — MKAYAKLVDNGLEAFDAVNELRRQGYAGEEIYVLAHETERTDRLANAADANTIGASEEGVLQSVANLFRSRGDELRSKIEAMGFDSMEADRVEAELDRGKVLVMAKR; from the coding sequence ATGAAAGCTTATGCGAAACTGGTGGATAACGGGCTTGAGGCGTTTGACGCCGTCAACGAGCTGCGGCGCCAAGGGTACGCGGGAGAAGAAATTTACGTGCTGGCGCACGAGACGGAGCGGACGGACCGGCTGGCGAACGCCGCGGACGCGAACACGATCGGAGCCTCGGAGGAAGGCGTGCTTCAATCCGTGGCCAATTTGTTCCGGTCCCGGGGCGACGAGCTTCGCAGCAAAATCGAGGCGATGGGCTTCGACAGCATGGAAGCCGACCGGGTCGAAGCCGAACTGGACCGGGGCAAAGTGCTCGTTATGGCGAAACGTTGA
- a CDS encoding LLM class flavin-dependent oxidoreductase codes for MAKKQLKLGALIHGVGGNVSAWRHPEVPADASVSFPFYREQALLAEKGKFDLVFIADGLYINEKSIPHFLNRFEPLTILSALAAATSRIGLVGTLSTSYSQPFTVARQFGSLDHISGGRAGWNVVTSPLEGSALNYGGRGGGPHPSHDERYRIAEEFVDVANGLWDSWEDDAFVRDKASGVFFDPAKMHRLNHRGEYFSVQGPLNIARSRQGRPVIFQAGSSESGKTLAAKQADAVFTGSETIEEAKAFYADVKGRAVALGRSKDDIVILPGIHPIIGRTEEEAERKYEELAGLVTIDKALDYLGRFFEHFDFSRFPLDEPFPDIGDLGQNSFRSGTDKIKRTAREQNLTLRQVALRSATPRGEFVGTPEKIADLIQQWHEEEAGDGFIVHSSLPSGLNDFVEQVVPILRSRGIFREEYESDTLRGNLGVPIPPNRHTLERVGG; via the coding sequence ATGGCCAAAAAGCAACTGAAGCTCGGCGCCCTCATCCACGGGGTGGGCGGCAACGTATCGGCGTGGCGGCATCCGGAGGTGCCGGCCGACGCCAGCGTCAGCTTTCCTTTTTACCGGGAGCAGGCGCTTCTGGCGGAGAAGGGGAAGTTCGATCTCGTTTTTATCGCGGACGGACTGTACATCAACGAAAAATCGATCCCCCATTTTCTCAACCGTTTCGAACCGCTCACGATTTTGTCGGCGCTGGCGGCGGCGACCTCCCGCATCGGTCTCGTCGGGACGCTGTCCACCTCGTACAGCCAGCCGTTTACGGTCGCGAGGCAGTTCGGTTCGCTCGATCACATCAGCGGCGGAAGGGCGGGCTGGAACGTGGTGACGTCGCCGCTCGAAGGCTCGGCGCTCAATTACGGCGGCCGCGGGGGCGGGCCTCATCCGTCCCATGACGAAAGATACCGGATCGCCGAGGAGTTCGTCGACGTCGCGAACGGCTTGTGGGATTCGTGGGAGGACGATGCGTTCGTTCGGGACAAAGCGTCCGGGGTGTTTTTCGATCCGGCCAAAATGCACCGGCTGAACCATCGGGGAGAATATTTCAGCGTTCAGGGGCCGCTCAATATCGCGCGGTCGCGTCAGGGAAGGCCGGTGATTTTCCAGGCGGGCTCGTCGGAAAGCGGCAAAACGCTGGCCGCGAAGCAGGCGGACGCGGTATTTACCGGAAGCGAAACGATCGAGGAGGCGAAGGCGTTCTACGCCGATGTCAAAGGGCGGGCGGTCGCGCTTGGCCGCTCGAAGGACGACATCGTCATTCTGCCGGGCATCCATCCGATCATCGGGCGCACCGAGGAGGAGGCCGAGCGCAAATACGAGGAGCTTGCCGGCCTTGTGACGATCGACAAAGCGCTCGATTATTTGGGCCGGTTTTTCGAGCATTTCGACTTCTCGCGCTTTCCGCTTGACGAGCCGTTCCCGGATATCGGGGATTTGGGGCAGAACAGCTTCCGCAGCGGGACGGACAAAATCAAGCGAACGGCCAGGGAGCAAAATCTGACCTTGCGTCAGGTCGCGCTCCGCAGCGCGACGCCGCGCGGCGAGTTCGTCGGCACGCCGGAAAAAATCGCGGACCTCATCCAGCAGTGGCACGAGGAGGAAGCGGGCGACGGCTTTATCGTTCATTCGAGCTTGCCGAGCGGGCTGAACGACTTCGTGGAGCAGGTCGTGCCGATTTTGCGGTCGCGCGGCATTTTCCGCGAAGAGTACGAAAGCGACACGCTCAGGGGGAACCTGGGCGTGCCGATTCCCCCGAACCGCCATACGCTGGAGAGGGTCGGAGGCTGA
- a CDS encoding DUF948 domain-containing protein, with protein MNTQIVYALSAALVALSFAALSLVLIKTLLAARQTLESAKTTLKQADETIEALQGKVERLAENANEISADIRNKLHSADGLFRAARDAGAAVRETTDAARQIAASLSGAVRRQAAAIERRPDGGGGGWNGRSSERRRPARSSRRRNCFKARTSG; from the coding sequence ATGAATACCCAAATCGTATATGCGTTGAGCGCCGCGCTGGTCGCCCTGAGCTTCGCTGCGTTGAGTCTGGTATTGATCAAAACGCTGCTTGCGGCCAGGCAGACGCTCGAATCCGCGAAAACGACGCTGAAACAAGCGGACGAAACGATCGAAGCCCTGCAAGGAAAAGTAGAGCGGCTTGCCGAAAACGCGAACGAAATTTCCGCCGACATCCGAAATAAGCTTCATTCCGCCGACGGCTTGTTCCGCGCGGCCCGCGACGCCGGAGCGGCGGTGCGGGAGACGACCGACGCGGCCAGGCAAATCGCCGCCAGCTTGTCGGGCGCCGTTCGGAGGCAGGCGGCCGCGATCGAACGACGGCCCGACGGCGGGGGCGGTGGATGGAATGGGCGCAGCTCGGAGCGAAGGCGGCCGGCACGATCAAGCAGGCGGCGGAATTGTTTCAAGGCAAGGACAAGCGGGTAG
- a CDS encoding PP2C family protein-serine/threonine phosphatase, with the protein MSILVVDDNPMNVMVVEEMLKRSGYEEVECAQSAEEMLRILRGTPEEGGAPPRSIDLILLDLMMPAVDGIEACRMLQSDERLRDIPVIIVTAIGDSRKLAEALDAGANDYVTKPINKIELLARIRSALRLKRELDWHKERDLRLREELNLARQVQEAVFPAGVDEEAYRIRSYFRASEELAGDLYAWHVLDSHRVMIAVMDAMGHGISSSLISMFTASVLKEAMHAQIRPERIVGEANRRLMQLRYGNELVQYYSTGICAWIDLREGTVECVNAGHPPGLVVRRGGRRVERLGATCPPVGVFENLAIRSEKVRLEPGDTIYLYTDGLMDLFPGDAEEKTNALIERLARSGEDEEALEELLVLGSLDKRPDDRCLVRVDVKGVAETA; encoded by the coding sequence ATGAGCATATTGGTCGTCGACGATAACCCGATGAATGTGATGGTCGTAGAAGAAATGCTGAAGCGTTCCGGATACGAGGAAGTGGAATGCGCGCAGTCGGCCGAGGAGATGCTGCGGATCCTGCGCGGCACCCCTGAAGAAGGAGGCGCGCCGCCGCGTTCGATCGACTTGATCCTGCTGGATTTGATGATGCCGGCCGTCGACGGAATCGAGGCCTGCCGCATGCTGCAAAGCGACGAACGGCTGCGCGACATCCCGGTCATCATCGTGACGGCGATCGGCGATTCGCGAAAGCTGGCGGAGGCTTTGGACGCGGGGGCGAACGATTACGTCACCAAGCCGATCAATAAAATCGAGCTGCTGGCGCGGATTCGCTCGGCGCTCCGGCTGAAGCGGGAGCTCGATTGGCACAAGGAGCGGGATTTGCGCCTGCGGGAGGAGCTGAATTTGGCCCGGCAGGTGCAGGAAGCGGTGTTTCCGGCCGGCGTCGACGAGGAAGCGTACCGGATCCGGTCGTATTTTCGCGCGTCGGAGGAGCTGGCGGGCGATTTGTACGCGTGGCACGTCCTGGACTCTCACCGGGTCATGATCGCGGTGATGGATGCGATGGGGCACGGCATTTCCTCGTCGCTAATCAGCATGTTCACCGCGTCCGTTTTGAAGGAAGCGATGCATGCCCAAATCCGTCCCGAGCGGATCGTCGGGGAAGCGAATCGCCGGCTGATGCAGCTTCGGTACGGGAACGAGCTCGTTCAATACTACAGCACCGGCATTTGCGCGTGGATCGACTTGAGGGAAGGAACGGTCGAATGCGTGAATGCGGGGCATCCCCCCGGACTCGTCGTTCGCCGCGGAGGCAGGAGAGTGGAGCGGCTCGGGGCGACTTGTCCCCCCGTAGGCGTTTTCGAGAATTTGGCTATCCGTTCCGAAAAGGTGCGGCTGGAGCCCGGAGATACGATTTACTTGTATACCGACGGACTGATGGATTTGTTTCCCGGGGATGCGGAGGAGAAGACGAACGCCCTGATCGAGCGGCTCGCACGGTCCGGCGAGGATGAGGAAGCGCTCGAAGAGCTGCTCGTGCTGGGTTCGCTGGACAAGCGTCCCGACGACCGCTGTCTCGTGCGCGTGGACGTGAAAGGGGTGGCCGAGACAGCGTGA
- a CDS encoding DinB family protein: protein MSLSPNEIERYLNTIKPLREAVEGLSEDQLRRKPAPDKWSVTEVLSHLADHHLVVSFRIREIVSGSVARLPAFDQDDWVSRTFANEGSAADILDFFEALLVYNGLLLRRIPAEYGEKSAVNFRGETVTLSGVIRSFTEHLQRHLGQIDRIKRDDPSLSLANGHF from the coding sequence ATGAGCTTAAGCCCGAACGAAATCGAGCGTTATTTGAATACGATCAAGCCGCTGCGCGAAGCGGTCGAGGGACTTTCGGAAGATCAGCTGAGACGCAAGCCGGCGCCGGACAAATGGAGCGTGACCGAGGTGCTGTCCCATTTGGCGGATCATCATCTCGTCGTGTCGTTCCGGATCCGGGAAATCGTTTCCGGCTCCGTCGCGAGGCTCCCCGCCTTCGACCAGGACGATTGGGTGAGCCGAACGTTTGCCAACGAAGGCTCGGCGGCGGACATTTTGGATTTTTTCGAGGCGCTGCTCGTTTACAACGGGCTTCTGCTGCGCCGCATCCCCGCCGAATACGGCGAAAAGTCGGCCGTCAATTTCCGCGGCGAGACGGTGACGCTGAGCGGGGTCATCCGCTCTTTTACGGAGCATTTGCAGCGGCATTTGGGCCAGATCGACCGGATCAAACGGGACGATCCGAGTTTGAGCCTGGCAAACGGACACTTTTAG